One genomic region from Amycolatopsis sp. FBCC-B4732 encodes:
- a CDS encoding substrate-binding domain-containing protein, with product MIRKLGALALGVLLLAGCSDSSSAPLGDPEPGTLRILAGSELADLQPVLDEAARATGVTVKFTFTGTLEGAEALANGSVDGKYDAVWFSSNRYPAGIPEAAKRLGNQVKIMSSPVVLGLATSVVQRLGWAGKPVSWGEIAAQAGKKAFSYGMTDPSASNSGFSALVGVASALAGAGNAIDARQIASVTPQLTQFFSAQALSAGSSGWLSDAYTRRASGQDPGQKVDGLINYESVLLSANASGKLPEPLTLIYPSDGVVTADYPLTLLSDANSDARSAHQRLSDYLRTPDVQKRIMETTQRRPVVPGVALGQQFAARDLVELPFPATQQAMDALLQAYFDKIRRPSRTLYVLDTSGSMKGDRIDSLRSALAGLTGADNSLTGRYRRFRSREEVMMLPFSTRPSGVTTFTVPEQNPAAELARIKAFAEGLPASGGTAIYDSLSQAYRDLEPLQARDPDRFTSIVLMTDGENANGSSLADFQLTFGTLPPSVKRVPVFTVLFGEGSSDELTQVATLTGGKVFDGRETQLPDVFKEIRGYQ from the coding sequence ATGATCAGGAAGCTGGGGGCGCTCGCCCTCGGTGTGCTGCTGCTGGCGGGGTGTTCGGACTCTTCGTCCGCCCCCTTGGGCGATCCAGAGCCGGGCACCCTCCGGATCCTGGCCGGCAGCGAGCTGGCGGACCTGCAGCCGGTGCTCGACGAAGCCGCTCGCGCCACCGGCGTAACGGTCAAGTTCACCTTCACCGGGACGCTGGAAGGCGCCGAAGCGCTGGCGAACGGGAGCGTCGACGGGAAGTACGACGCCGTCTGGTTCTCGTCGAACCGCTACCCGGCGGGCATCCCCGAAGCGGCGAAGCGGCTCGGGAACCAGGTCAAGATCATGAGTTCGCCGGTCGTGCTCGGGCTGGCGACGTCGGTGGTGCAGCGGCTCGGCTGGGCGGGGAAGCCGGTGAGCTGGGGCGAAATCGCCGCGCAGGCCGGGAAGAAGGCGTTCAGCTACGGCATGACGGACCCGTCGGCGTCGAACTCGGGGTTCTCGGCACTGGTCGGCGTCGCTTCGGCGCTGGCCGGCGCGGGCAACGCGATCGACGCCCGGCAGATCGCGTCGGTGACGCCGCAGCTGACGCAGTTCTTCAGCGCGCAGGCGCTTTCGGCGGGTTCTTCGGGCTGGCTGTCGGACGCGTACACGCGGCGGGCGAGCGGGCAGGACCCCGGCCAGAAGGTCGACGGGCTGATCAACTACGAGTCCGTCCTGCTGTCGGCGAACGCGTCCGGGAAACTGCCGGAGCCGCTGACGCTGATCTACCCGAGCGACGGCGTCGTCACGGCCGACTACCCGCTGACCCTGTTGTCGGACGCCAATTCCGACGCGCGCTCGGCGCACCAGCGGTTGTCGGACTACCTGCGGACCCCGGACGTCCAGAAGCGGATCATGGAGACGACGCAGCGGCGCCCGGTCGTCCCGGGTGTCGCACTGGGGCAGCAGTTCGCCGCGCGCGACCTCGTCGAGCTGCCGTTCCCGGCGACGCAGCAGGCGATGGACGCGCTGCTCCAGGCGTACTTCGACAAGATCCGCCGCCCGTCGCGGACGCTGTACGTGCTCGACACGTCCGGGTCCATGAAGGGCGACCGCATCGACTCGCTGCGCTCCGCGCTGGCCGGCCTGACCGGGGCGGACAACTCGCTCACCGGGCGGTACCGGCGGTTCCGGAGCCGTGAGGAGGTGATGATGCTGCCGTTCAGCACGCGGCCGTCGGGGGTCACGACGTTCACCGTGCCGGAGCAGAACCCGGCGGCGGAACTGGCGCGCATCAAGGCGTTCGCGGAGGGCCTGCCGGCGAGCGGCGGCACGGCGATCTACGACAGCCTGTCGCAGGCCTACCGGGACCTGGAACCGTTGCAGGCACGCGACCCGGACCGGTTCACGTCGATCGTCCTGATGACCGACGGCGAGAACGCGAACGGCTCGTCCCTGGCGGACTTCCAGCTGACGTTCGGCACGCTCCCGCCGTCGGTCAAGCGGGTACCGGTGTTCACGGTGCTGTTCGGCGAAGGCAGCAGCGACGAGCTGACCCAGGTGGCCACGCTGACCGGCGGCAAGGTGTTCGACGGGCGCGAGACGCAGCTGCCCGACGTGTTCAAGGAGATCCGCGGGTACCAATGA
- a CDS encoding toxic anion resistance protein, whose translation MDFALSPPEPVAAIPVERAAGLITLSEGTRADVTARAGGFASRLAALDVRSPEFTDLLDELLAVGEADMRAAAGVAGTMLDRSMRSVASPQDGVTTSLAGLRRTVAELDPAKLPLTGRKLLGMFPVAAGAKRALDHYRAANEPVNALVVDLRGRQDVLRRDNAAIKGERERLWKVMGKLAEAAAFAEAVDGAIERQASVFDFTDPVRAQALRGDVLYPIRQRHQDLLTQLAVGAQGYLALDLVRKNNDELIRGVERAVSVTVSALRVALLVSGALASQRDVLDEVAALQATTDGLIRANTELLDLQSAEIRKASSDPAVATETIRRSFDRIYASIDAIDGFRADAVRSMAATVESLSGEIRRAEDHLRRSHEGEA comes from the coding sequence GTGGACTTCGCGCTCAGCCCGCCCGAACCGGTCGCCGCGATCCCCGTCGAGCGCGCCGCCGGCCTCATCACGCTCAGCGAAGGCACCCGCGCCGACGTGACCGCGCGGGCCGGCGGGTTCGCGTCGCGGCTGGCGGCGCTGGACGTCCGGTCGCCGGAGTTCACCGACCTGCTGGACGAGCTGCTGGCCGTCGGCGAGGCCGACATGCGGGCCGCCGCGGGCGTCGCGGGGACGATGCTCGACCGGTCGATGCGCAGCGTGGCGTCCCCGCAGGACGGCGTCACGACGAGCCTGGCCGGCCTGCGCCGCACGGTCGCCGAACTCGACCCGGCGAAGCTGCCGCTGACCGGGCGGAAGCTGCTCGGGATGTTCCCGGTCGCCGCGGGCGCGAAGCGGGCCCTGGACCACTACCGCGCGGCGAACGAGCCGGTCAACGCGCTCGTCGTCGACCTCCGCGGCCGCCAGGACGTCCTGCGCCGCGACAACGCGGCGATCAAGGGCGAGCGCGAGCGGCTGTGGAAGGTGATGGGGAAGCTGGCCGAAGCGGCCGCCTTCGCCGAGGCCGTCGACGGCGCCATCGAGCGCCAGGCCTCCGTCTTCGACTTCACGGACCCGGTGCGCGCGCAGGCGTTGCGCGGGGACGTGCTGTACCCGATCCGGCAGCGGCACCAGGACCTGCTCACCCAGCTCGCCGTCGGCGCGCAGGGCTACCTCGCGCTGGACCTGGTGCGCAAGAACAACGACGAGCTGATCCGCGGCGTCGAACGGGCGGTGTCGGTGACCGTGTCCGCGTTGCGGGTCGCCCTGCTGGTCAGCGGCGCGCTGGCGAGCCAGCGGGACGTCCTGGACGAGGTCGCCGCGCTGCAGGCCACCACCGACGGGCTGATCCGCGCCAACACCGAGCTGCTGGACCTGCAGTCCGCGGAGATCCGAAAAGCGAGCAGCGACCCGGCGGTCGCGACCGAGACGATCCGGCGGTCGTTCGACCGGATCTACGCCTCGATCGACGCGATCGACGGGTTCCGCGCGGACGCCGTCCGCTCGATGGCGGCGACCGTCGAGTCGCTGTCCGGCGAGATCCGCCGCGCCGAAGACCACCTGCGCCGTTCGCACGAGGGGGAAGCATGA
- a CDS encoding carboxylesterase/lipase family protein: MVSVPTVTTELGALVGLAGDGVRVWRGIPYARPPVGELRWKAPRPPSLSGGVHVATEYGPHAMQSPDPMNPSAVCDEDCLYLNVCTPEGPAPEGGWPVLFWLHGGGYRVGHGEQLGDGEEFARAGIVVVTINYRLGSLGFLHLAGIFGESEADAGVCGLLDQIEALKWVRRNVFAFGGDPARITVYGVSAGAKSLGNLMGSPLGAGLFAQGISSSGGADHVATPEAGTALAKRLLDEVGCHDAEALRSLPAKEFVEAQERILTGLQALWLWRPTLHPRVLPEVPIEPIRRGSAAGVPLLIGCNSNEGSTYALMLGDDVATAPASGILSGILGEERASHLLETYLRRVPDLKSAKIAAMGDERYGIPTQRLADAQSAHAPVFRYRIDIAAPGVPEQLDGGHGTETTMAWKVPMPLFDQAIDVNPKRERAALLIHRAWVRFIRDGVADADGPEWPSYGPELRPVLVFREDTDLVLDPRPDERKAWGDTEWASGTWFPVT; the protein is encoded by the coding sequence ATGGTCTCCGTCCCGACGGTCACGACCGAGCTCGGGGCGCTCGTGGGGCTGGCGGGAGACGGCGTCCGCGTCTGGCGCGGGATCCCGTACGCCCGCCCGCCGGTCGGCGAGCTGCGGTGGAAGGCGCCGCGGCCGCCGTCGCTGTCCGGTGGCGTGCACGTCGCCACCGAGTACGGCCCGCACGCGATGCAGTCGCCGGACCCGATGAACCCGTCCGCGGTGTGCGACGAAGACTGCCTGTACCTCAACGTCTGCACGCCGGAAGGGCCCGCGCCCGAAGGCGGCTGGCCGGTGCTGTTCTGGCTGCACGGCGGCGGTTACCGCGTCGGGCACGGCGAGCAGCTCGGCGACGGTGAGGAGTTCGCGCGCGCCGGGATCGTCGTCGTCACGATCAACTACCGGCTCGGCTCGCTCGGCTTCCTGCACCTCGCCGGGATCTTCGGCGAGTCCGAAGCGGACGCCGGGGTGTGCGGCCTGCTCGACCAGATCGAGGCCTTGAAGTGGGTGCGCCGCAACGTCTTCGCGTTCGGCGGCGACCCGGCGCGGATCACCGTCTACGGCGTCTCGGCGGGCGCGAAGAGCCTCGGGAACCTGATGGGCAGCCCGCTGGGCGCGGGGTTGTTCGCCCAGGGGATCAGCAGCAGCGGCGGCGCCGACCACGTGGCGACGCCGGAGGCCGGCACGGCGCTGGCGAAGCGGCTCCTCGACGAAGTCGGCTGCCACGACGCCGAAGCGTTGCGGTCCCTGCCCGCCAAGGAGTTCGTCGAGGCGCAGGAGCGGATCCTGACCGGGCTGCAGGCGTTGTGGCTCTGGCGCCCGACCCTGCACCCGCGGGTGCTGCCCGAGGTGCCGATCGAGCCGATCCGGCGGGGGAGCGCGGCCGGGGTCCCGCTGCTGATCGGCTGCAACAGCAACGAAGGCAGCACGTACGCGCTGATGCTCGGCGACGACGTCGCGACGGCGCCCGCGAGCGGCATCTTGAGCGGCATCCTCGGTGAGGAACGGGCTTCGCACCTGCTCGAGACCTACCTCCGGCGCGTCCCCGACCTGAAGTCCGCGAAGATCGCCGCGATGGGCGACGAGCGCTACGGCATCCCGACGCAGCGCCTCGCCGACGCGCAGTCCGCGCACGCGCCCGTGTTCCGCTACCGCATCGACATCGCCGCGCCCGGCGTGCCCGAGCAGCTCGACGGCGGCCACGGCACCGAGACCACCATGGCGTGGAAGGTCCCGATGCCGCTGTTCGACCAGGCCATCGACGTGAACCCGAAGCGGGAGCGCGCCGCGCTGCTCATCCACCGGGCCTGGGTGCGGTTCATCCGCGACGGCGTCGCCGACGCCGACGGCCCCGAATGGCCTTCTTACGGCCCCGAACTCCGCCCGGTGCTGGTTTTCCGGGAAGACACCGATCTGGTGCTCGACCCACGGCCGGACGAGCGGAAGGCCTGGGGCGACACGGAATGGGCGTCCGGGACCTGGTTCCCGGTGACCTGA